Proteins from a single region of Sinorhizobium alkalisoli:
- the msrQ gene encoding protein-methionine-sulfoxide reductase heme-binding subunit MsrQ: MAVLPTLPKRLHGPSVWALYAVGFMPAALAFYLGATGQLPGNAVKEFEHLLGLWALRFLVATLAITPIRDLFGLNWLRYRRALGLLAFYYVLMHFLAYMLLDQMLRFPAIVADIARRPFITIGMTALVLLIPLALTSNNWSIRKLGQRWNKLHRLVYLIAAAGALHFAMSVKIVGPEQMLYIALVALLLAWRPIRMPYLRWRRQRSGIARPHHPTTEKAAG; encoded by the coding sequence ATGGCCGTCCTTCCCACCCTGCCCAAGCGACTGCATGGTCCGTCGGTCTGGGCCCTCTACGCCGTCGGTTTCATGCCGGCAGCGTTGGCCTTCTATCTCGGTGCCACCGGTCAACTGCCCGGAAACGCGGTCAAGGAATTCGAACACCTGCTCGGCCTTTGGGCGCTGCGCTTCCTGGTGGCCACCCTCGCCATCACGCCCATCCGCGATCTGTTCGGCCTGAATTGGCTAAGATACCGCCGCGCGCTCGGGCTGCTCGCCTTCTATTACGTGCTGATGCACTTCCTCGCCTATATGCTGCTCGACCAGATGTTGCGCTTTCCGGCGATCGTCGCCGATATCGCTCGCCGCCCCTTCATCACCATCGGGATGACGGCCTTGGTCCTGCTTATTCCTCTCGCGCTGACGTCGAACAACTGGTCGATCCGCAAACTCGGCCAACGCTGGAACAAGCTCCACCGGCTCGTCTATCTCATCGCCGCGGCGGGGGCCCTGCATTTCGCGATGTCGGTCAAGATCGTAGGGCCGGAGCAGATGCTCTACATCGCCCTTGTCGCGCTGCTTCTGGCCTGGCGGCCGATCAGGATGCCTTACCTCCGCTGGAGGCGACAGCGTAGCGGCATTGCAAGGCCGCACCACCCCACAACGGAGAAAGCGGCCGGGTGA
- the rplR gene encoding 50S ribosomal protein L18, with the protein MASRKDTLVRRASRVRRQIKAVANGRPRLSVHRSSKNIYAQIIDDVAGKTIAAASTLEADIKSALKTGADTAAAAAVGKLIAERASQAGVKDVVFDRGAFIYHGRVKALAEAAREGGLNF; encoded by the coding sequence ATGGCTAGCAGGAAAGATACTCTTGTGCGTCGCGCCAGCCGCGTGCGCCGTCAAATCAAGGCGGTCGCCAATGGCCGTCCGCGCCTGTCGGTTCATCGCTCGTCGAAGAACATCTATGCGCAGATCATCGACGATGTCGCCGGCAAGACGATTGCCGCCGCATCGACCCTCGAAGCGGATATCAAGTCTGCATTGAAGACTGGCGCCGATACGGCTGCAGCCGCGGCTGTCGGCAAGCTCATTGCAGAGCGCGCTTCCCAGGCGGGCGTCAAGGACGTTGTCTTTGACCGTGGCGCCTTCATCTACCACGGCCGCGTCAAGGCGCTGGCCGAGGCAGCTCGCGAAGGCGGCCTGAACTTCTAA
- a CDS encoding DNA-directed RNA polymerase subunit alpha has protein sequence MIQKNWQELIKPNKVEFSSSGRTRATLVAEPLERGFGLTLGNALRRVLLSSLRGAAVTAVQIDGVLHEFSSIPGVREDVTDIVLNIKEIAIKMDGDDAKRMVVRKQGPGVVTAGDIQTVGDIEILNPNHVICTLDEGAEIRMEFTVNNGKGYVPADRNRSEDAPIGLIPVDSLYSPVKKVSYKVENTREGQVLDYDKLTMSIETDGSVTGEDAIAFAARILQDQLSVFVNFEEPQKETEEEAVTELAFNPALLKKVDELELSVRSANCLKNDNIVYIGDLIQKTEAEMLRTPNFGRKSLNEIKEVLASMGLHLGMEVPSWPPENIEDLAKRYEDQY, from the coding sequence ATGATCCAGAAAAATTGGCAGGAACTGATCAAGCCGAACAAGGTGGAGTTTTCCTCCTCGGGCCGCACCAGGGCAACGTTGGTTGCGGAACCGCTTGAGCGCGGCTTCGGTCTGACCCTCGGCAACGCGCTCCGCCGCGTGCTTCTGTCGTCGCTTCGCGGTGCTGCCGTCACGGCAGTGCAGATCGACGGCGTACTGCACGAGTTCTCCTCGATCCCGGGTGTTCGGGAAGATGTGACGGACATCGTGCTCAACATCAAGGAAATCGCCATCAAGATGGATGGCGACGACGCAAAGCGCATGGTCGTGCGCAAGCAGGGTCCTGGTGTCGTGACGGCCGGTGATATCCAGACGGTTGGCGATATCGAGATCCTCAACCCGAACCATGTGATTTGCACCCTCGACGAGGGTGCTGAAATCCGCATGGAGTTCACCGTCAACAACGGCAAGGGCTATGTCCCGGCCGACCGCAACCGTTCCGAAGACGCGCCGATCGGCCTTATCCCGGTCGACAGCCTGTATTCGCCGGTCAAGAAGGTCTCCTACAAGGTTGAAAACACCCGTGAGGGCCAGGTTCTCGACTACGACAAACTGACCATGTCGATCGAGACCGACGGCTCCGTCACGGGTGAGGACGCGATCGCGTTCGCGGCCCGCATTCTTCAGGACCAGCTCTCGGTCTTCGTCAATTTCGAAGAGCCGCAGAAGGAAACCGAGGAAGAGGCCGTCACCGAGCTCGCCTTCAACCCGGCACTTCTCAAGAAGGTCGACGAACTGGAGCTTTCCGTCCGTTCGGCCAACTGCCTGAAGAACGACAACATCGTCTATATCGGCGACCTCATTCAGAAGACGGAAGCGGAAATGCTCCGTACGCCGAATTTTGGTCGCAAGTCGCTCAACGAGATCAAGGAAGTTCTCGCTTCCATGGGCCTGCATCTCGGCATGGAAGTGCCGTCCTGGCCGCCGGAGAACATCGAAGATCTCGCCAAGCGCTACGAAGACCAGTACTAA
- a CDS encoding DegQ family serine endoprotease, translating to MIFGGRVLSALVLAIAMSSSAGAQDAKVVPQSRVEMQLSFAPLVKQTANAVVNVYAERVVERRSIFSGDPFFEEFFGQRMPNRSEKQSSLGSGVIVGRNGVIVTNNHVIEGADDIKVALADGREFPCKIVLKDDRLDLAVLKIQADGPFDVVPIGDSDAVEVGDLVLAMGNPFGVGQTVTSGIVSALARNQISNGDFGFFIQTDAAINPGNSGGALINMNGELIGINTAIFSRGGGSNGVGFAIPANLVKVFVASAEGGGGSFIRPFVGATFEPVTSDIAEALGLDRARGALVTAVLPNGPAAHAGLKPGQVVTSVNGIAVEHPDALGYRLTTVGIGHEARVTVADHGKAHDITLKLERAPETEPRDERLIEGRNPFAGAIVANLSPRLAEELRMPTSSQGVVVAAVNRGSPAARIGLAPKDIVRSVNGVTIDSSKMLESVVAEEASFWRVEIERDGQIIRQFFR from the coding sequence ATGATATTTGGCGGTCGGGTTCTGTCGGCTCTTGTCCTTGCAATCGCCATGTCGAGCTCCGCCGGGGCGCAGGACGCCAAGGTCGTTCCCCAATCCCGCGTCGAAATGCAACTCTCCTTCGCGCCGCTGGTCAAGCAGACGGCGAATGCCGTGGTCAACGTCTATGCCGAGCGGGTCGTGGAGCGGCGCTCGATATTTTCCGGAGATCCCTTCTTCGAGGAATTCTTCGGCCAACGCATGCCTAATCGCAGCGAGAAGCAGTCGTCGCTCGGATCGGGTGTGATCGTCGGCCGCAATGGCGTCATCGTGACCAACAACCACGTCATCGAAGGCGCCGACGACATCAAGGTGGCACTTGCGGATGGGCGTGAATTTCCCTGCAAGATCGTGCTCAAGGACGATCGTCTCGATCTTGCGGTGTTGAAGATCCAGGCGGACGGCCCGTTCGATGTCGTTCCGATCGGCGATTCGGACGCGGTCGAGGTGGGTGACCTTGTCCTGGCCATGGGTAATCCGTTCGGCGTCGGGCAGACCGTGACAAGCGGCATCGTTTCCGCGCTCGCCCGCAACCAGATTTCCAATGGCGATTTCGGCTTCTTCATCCAGACCGATGCAGCCATCAACCCGGGGAACTCCGGCGGCGCCCTGATCAACATGAACGGCGAGCTGATCGGCATCAACACAGCCATCTTCTCGCGCGGCGGCGGCTCTAATGGCGTTGGCTTTGCGATTCCCGCCAATTTGGTCAAGGTCTTCGTCGCTTCGGCGGAAGGCGGGGGCGGCTCTTTCATTCGTCCCTTTGTGGGTGCTACGTTCGAACCGGTCACCTCGGATATCGCGGAAGCACTCGGGCTTGATCGAGCCCGCGGCGCATTGGTCACGGCGGTGCTGCCCAATGGTCCGGCCGCACATGCCGGGCTGAAGCCCGGGCAGGTGGTGACGTCGGTCAACGGGATTGCGGTCGAACATCCCGATGCCCTCGGCTACCGACTGACGACAGTGGGAATCGGCCATGAGGCGCGCGTGACGGTCGCGGACCATGGGAAGGCGCACGACATCACCTTGAAGCTGGAGCGGGCGCCGGAAACCGAGCCGCGCGACGAAAGGCTGATCGAGGGCAGGAATCCTTTCGCCGGCGCGATCGTGGCCAATCTGTCGCCGCGGTTGGCGGAGGAACTGCGCATGCCGACCTCCTCGCAGGGTGTCGTCGTCGCTGCGGTCAATCGCGGTTCGCCGGCGGCGCGAATCGGGCTCGCGCCAAAGGACATCGTCCGTTCGGTGAATGGGGTGACCATCGACAGCTCGAAGATGCTTGAGAGCGTCGTTGCCGAAGAGGCCTCCTTCTGGCGCGTCGAGATCGAGCGCGACGGCCAGATCATTCGTCAGTTTTTCCGATGA
- the rplQ gene encoding 50S ribosomal protein L17 — protein MRHAKAGRKLNRTASHRKAMFANMAASLIEHEQIVTTLPKAKEIRPIVEKLVTLGKRGDLHARRQAISQIRDVAVVSKLFDAIASRYATRNGGYLRIMKAGFRHGDNAPLAVIEFVDRDVDAKGAKDRARVAAEAEEAEAA, from the coding sequence ATGCGCCACGCTAAAGCCGGTCGCAAGCTGAACAGGACTGCCAGCCACCGCAAGGCGATGTTTGCCAACATGGCAGCTTCGTTGATCGAACACGAACAGATCGTGACGACCCTGCCGAAGGCGAAGGAAATCCGTCCGATCGTCGAGAAGCTCGTCACGCTCGGAAAGCGCGGCGATCTGCATGCCCGCCGCCAGGCGATCTCGCAGATCCGCGACGTTGCGGTCGTCTCGAAGCTATTCGATGCGATTGCATCGCGCTACGCCACCCGCAACGGCGGCTACCTGCGCATCATGAAGGCTGGTTTCCGCCACGGCGACAATGCGCCGCTCGCTGTCATCGAGTTCGTTGACCGCGACGTCGACGCCAAGGGTGCAAAGGACCGCGCTCGCGTCGCCGCCGAAGCGGAAGAAGCAGAAGCAGCCTAA
- the rpsE gene encoding 30S ribosomal protein S5: MAQERRGSREDRQSREERDSEFVDKLVAINRVAKVVKGGRRFGFAALVVVGDQKGRVGFGHGKAREVPEAIRKATEAAKRDLIFVPLRGGRTLHHDVNGRHGAGKVLLRSAKPGTGIIAGGPMRAVFETLGVHDVVAKSTGSSNPYNMVRATFDALKNQMHPKDIAAQRGMKYATLQSRRVAAGAASEE, translated from the coding sequence ATGGCACAAGAAAGAAGAGGCTCGCGCGAAGATCGCCAGAGCCGCGAAGAGCGCGACAGCGAATTTGTCGATAAGCTCGTCGCAATCAACCGCGTCGCCAAGGTGGTGAAGGGCGGTCGTCGTTTCGGTTTCGCCGCTCTCGTCGTCGTCGGCGACCAGAAGGGCCGCGTTGGCTTTGGCCATGGCAAGGCACGCGAAGTGCCGGAAGCCATTCGCAAGGCTACGGAAGCTGCAAAGCGCGACCTGATCTTCGTGCCGCTTCGCGGCGGTCGCACGTTGCATCACGATGTCAACGGCCGTCACGGCGCCGGCAAGGTTCTGCTGCGCTCGGCCAAGCCCGGTACCGGTATCATCGCCGGCGGCCCGATGCGCGCCGTCTTCGAAACGCTCGGCGTCCATGACGTCGTCGCCAAGTCGACCGGCTCGTCGAACCCCTACAACATGGTTCGCGCGACCTTCGACGCGCTCAAGAACCAGATGCACCCGAAGGACATCGCGGCACAGCGCGGCATGAAATACGCCACGCTCCAGTCTCGTCGCGTTGCCGCCGGCGCTGCTTCCGAAGAATAA
- the rpsK gene encoding 30S ribosomal protein S11, translating to MAKEATRVRRRERKNITSGVAHVNSSFNNTMITITDAQGNAIAWSSAGAKGFKGSRKSTPFAAQIAAEDCAKKAQEHGMKSLEVEVCGPGSGRESALRALQAAGFMITSIRDVTPIPHNGCRPRKKRRV from the coding sequence ATGGCCAAGGAAGCCACCCGCGTTCGCCGTCGCGAGCGCAAGAACATCACGTCTGGCGTCGCACACGTCAATTCGTCGTTCAACAACACGATGATCACCATCACCGACGCGCAGGGCAATGCCATTGCCTGGTCGTCCGCCGGTGCGAAGGGTTTCAAGGGTTCGCGCAAGTCGACCCCGTTCGCCGCGCAGATCGCCGCTGAAGATTGCGCCAAGAAGGCCCAGGAACACGGCATGAAGTCGCTGGAAGTGGAAGTCTGCGGCCCGGGGTCCGGTCGCGAATCCGCTCTGCGGGCGCTGCAGGCTGCGGGCTTCATGATCACGTCGATCCGCGACGTGACCCCGATCCCGCACAACGGCTGCCGTCCGCGCAAGAAGCGCCGCGTCTGA
- the rplF gene encoding 50S ribosomal protein L6, translating into MSRIGKKPVPVPAGVTASVDGQKVTAKGPKGELFFVANDEVSVKLEDNTVVVQPVNQSKDARSKWGMSRTMIENIFKGVKDGYERKLEINGVGYRASMQGKNLQLALGFSHDVVYQTPEGITIAVPKPTEIVVSGISKQQVGQVAAEIREYRGPEPYKGKGVKYAEERIVRKEGKKK; encoded by the coding sequence ATGTCTCGTATCGGTAAAAAGCCCGTTCCGGTTCCGGCAGGCGTCACGGCTAGCGTCGATGGCCAGAAGGTAACGGCGAAGGGTCCGAAGGGCGAACTGTTCTTCGTCGCAAACGACGAAGTTTCGGTAAAGCTCGAAGATAACACGGTTGTCGTTCAGCCGGTCAATCAGAGCAAGGATGCTCGCTCGAAGTGGGGCATGTCCCGCACGATGATTGAGAACATCTTCAAGGGCGTCAAGGACGGCTACGAGCGCAAGCTCGAAATCAACGGCGTCGGTTACCGTGCGTCGATGCAGGGCAAGAACCTGCAGCTGGCGCTCGGCTTCAGCCACGACGTCGTCTACCAGACGCCGGAAGGCATCACGATCGCTGTGCCGAAGCCGACGGAAATCGTCGTTTCCGGCATCAGCAAGCAGCAGGTCGGCCAGGTGGCCGCGGAGATCCGCGAATACCGTGGCCCCGAGCCCTACAAGGGCAAGGGCGTCAAGTATGCCGAGGAGCGGATCGTCCGCAAAGAAGGCAAGAAGAAGTAA
- the rplO gene encoding 50S ribosomal protein L15 produces the protein MKLNEIKDNEGATKSRKRLGRGIGSGSGKTGGRGVKGQKARSGVSINGFEGGQMPIYRRLPKRGFNNIFASEYVVVSLGRIQAAVDANKLDASNTIDAAALKAAGVIRRTKDGVRVLADGELKAKISLEVAGASKSAVEKIEKAGGSIKLLAAAAAE, from the coding sequence ATGAAACTGAACGAAATCAAGGACAACGAAGGCGCGACCAAGAGCCGCAAGCGCTTGGGTCGCGGTATCGGTTCTGGCTCGGGCAAGACCGGCGGCCGTGGCGTGAAGGGCCAGAAGGCTCGTTCGGGCGTCTCGATCAATGGCTTCGAAGGCGGCCAGATGCCCATCTACCGCCGCCTGCCGAAGCGCGGCTTCAACAACATCTTCGCCTCGGAATATGTTGTCGTATCGCTGGGCCGGATCCAGGCTGCCGTTGACGCCAACAAGCTCGATGCGTCGAACACCATCGATGCGGCGGCCCTCAAGGCTGCAGGTGTCATCCGCCGCACCAAGGACGGTGTCCGGGTTCTGGCCGACGGCGAACTGAAGGCGAAGATCTCGCTCGAGGTTGCCGGCGCTTCGAAGTCGGCGGTCGAGAAGATCGAAAAGGCTGGCGGCTCGATCAAGCTGCTCGCAGCAGCCGCCGCTGAATAA
- the rpmD gene encoding 50S ribosomal protein L30, whose product MAKKEVAKKTVTVEQIGSPIRRPAVQRQTLIGLGLNKMHRVRTLEDTPAVRGMIRAVQHLVRVVDEK is encoded by the coding sequence ATGGCTAAGAAAGAAGTTGCCAAGAAGACGGTTACCGTCGAGCAGATTGGTAGCCCGATCCGCCGTCCGGCCGTACAGCGTCAGACGCTCATCGGCCTGGGCCTCAACAAGATGCACCGGGTGCGCACGCTGGAGGATACTCCGGCCGTTCGCGGCATGATCCGGGCCGTCCAGCACCTCGTTCGCGTCGTCGACGAGAAGTGA
- the rpsM gene encoding 30S ribosomal protein S13, with the protein MARIAGVNIPTAKRVVIALTYIHGIGTKFAQEIIEKVGIPADRRVHQLTDAEVLQIRETIDRDYQVEGDLRRETSMNIKRLMDLGCYRGLRHRRGLPVRGQRTHTNARTRKGPAKAIAGKKK; encoded by the coding sequence GTGGCACGTATCGCTGGCGTCAATATCCCGACGGCAAAGCGCGTGGTCATCGCGCTGACGTATATTCACGGGATCGGCACGAAATTCGCACAGGAAATCATCGAGAAGGTCGGTATTCCGGCTGATCGCCGCGTGCATCAGTTGACGGACGCCGAGGTCCTTCAGATCCGTGAAACGATCGATCGTGACTACCAGGTCGAAGGTGACCTGCGTCGCGAAACCTCGATGAACATCAAGCGTCTGATGGATCTAGGCTGCTATCGCGGTCTTCGCCATCGTCGTGGCCTGCCGGTGCGCGGTCAGCGCACGCACACCAATGCACGCACCCGCAAGGGTCCGGCAAAGGCGATCGCCGGTAAGAAGAAGTAA
- the msrP gene encoding protein-methionine-sulfoxide reductase catalytic subunit MsrP, which produces MPHYRPPRIAASEITPERFFLDRRAFLAAAAGLTLAARPVDAAALKAAASPYRVDEALTPEEDVTSYNNFYEFGTGKADPAARSGAFKPTPWTVKIDGLVAKPGEFGIEELLGFPLEERVYRMRCVEAWSMVIPWLGFPLATLLDKVEPLGSAKYVAFETVFRPEEMPGQSGLFQPLPWPYREGLRLDEARHPLTILAVGLYGKTLANQNGAPVRLVVPWKYGFKGIKSIVRISLTETVPPCTWNLAAPSEYGFYANVNPAVDHPRWSQATENRIGEGGFFGSNRRDTLPFNGYADEVASLYAGMDLAANF; this is translated from the coding sequence ATGCCTCATTACCGCCCGCCGCGGATCGCCGCCTCCGAGATCACGCCGGAACGCTTCTTCCTTGATCGGCGCGCCTTTCTCGCGGCGGCCGCCGGCCTGACGCTTGCGGCCCGGCCGGTGGATGCAGCGGCGCTGAAGGCGGCTGCAAGCCCCTACAGGGTAGACGAGGCCCTGACGCCGGAAGAGGACGTCACGAGCTACAACAACTTCTACGAATTCGGCACGGGCAAGGCAGATCCAGCCGCCCGGTCGGGCGCATTCAAACCTACGCCATGGACCGTCAAAATCGATGGCCTCGTCGCCAAGCCGGGCGAATTCGGTATCGAGGAACTCCTCGGCTTTCCGCTCGAGGAGCGCGTGTACCGCATGCGCTGCGTCGAGGCCTGGTCGATGGTGATCCCCTGGCTCGGCTTTCCGCTGGCCACGCTCCTCGACAAGGTCGAGCCGCTTGGCAGCGCCAAATATGTCGCCTTCGAGACCGTCTTTCGGCCGGAGGAAATGCCCGGCCAGTCCGGCCTGTTCCAACCCCTGCCCTGGCCCTATCGCGAGGGCCTGCGGCTCGATGAAGCCCGGCACCCGCTGACGATCCTTGCCGTCGGTCTCTATGGCAAGACCCTGGCGAACCAGAATGGCGCACCGGTTCGTCTGGTCGTGCCCTGGAAATACGGCTTCAAGGGCATCAAATCGATCGTGCGCATCTCGCTCACCGAGACAGTTCCTCCCTGCACCTGGAATCTCGCCGCGCCGAGCGAATACGGCTTCTACGCCAATGTGAACCCGGCCGTCGACCACCCACGCTGGAGTCAGGCCACGGAGAACCGCATCGGCGAAGGCGGCTTCTTCGGCTCCAACCGGCGCGATACGCTTCCCTTCAACGGTTATGCCGACGAGGTCGCGAGCCTTTATGCCGGCATGGATCTGGCAGCGAATTTCTGA
- the secY gene encoding preprotein translocase subunit SecY: MASAAEQLASNLNFSTFAKAEDLKKRLWFTLGALLVYRLGTYIPLPGLNPEAFAQAFQGQSGGILGLFNMFAGGAVERMAIFALGIMPYISASIIVQLMTSVVPALEQLKKEGEQGRKVINQYTRYGTVLLGTMQAYGIAVGLESGSGLVNDPGWFFRISTVISLLGGTMFLMWLGEQITSRGIGNGISLIIFAGIVAALPSALAGTLELGRTGALSTPLILVIIVMVVAVIALIVFVERAQRRLLIQYPKRQVGNRMFQGDTSHLPLKLNTSGVIPAIFASSLLLLPATAAGFANTATLPDWATTIVGALSHGQPLYMVFYGAMIAFFAFFYTAIVFNPKDTADNLKKHGGFIPGIRPGERTAEYIDYVLTRVTVVGALYLVFVCILPEILISQTGVPFYLGGTSLLIVVSVTLDTVAQIQGHLIAQQYEGLIKKSKLRGGKRGR; this comes from the coding sequence ATGGCTTCTGCAGCGGAACAGCTCGCCTCGAACCTGAATTTCTCGACTTTCGCCAAAGCGGAAGATCTGAAGAAACGACTCTGGTTCACCCTGGGTGCGCTCCTGGTTTACCGTCTTGGCACCTATATCCCGCTTCCCGGCCTCAATCCGGAAGCCTTCGCCCAGGCCTTTCAGGGGCAATCAGGCGGCATTCTCGGCTTGTTCAACATGTTTGCGGGCGGCGCGGTTGAGCGCATGGCGATCTTCGCGCTCGGCATCATGCCCTATATCTCCGCCTCGATCATCGTTCAGCTGATGACGTCGGTCGTTCCGGCGCTCGAGCAGCTGAAGAAGGAAGGCGAGCAGGGGCGCAAGGTCATCAACCAGTATACCCGCTACGGCACGGTGCTTCTGGGCACGATGCAGGCCTACGGCATCGCCGTTGGCCTTGAAAGCGGCAGCGGCCTCGTGAACGATCCGGGCTGGTTCTTCCGCATTTCGACCGTCATTTCGCTCCTCGGTGGCACGATGTTCCTGATGTGGCTCGGCGAGCAAATCACGTCGCGCGGCATCGGCAACGGCATCTCGCTCATCATCTTTGCCGGCATCGTCGCGGCCCTGCCGTCGGCCCTGGCCGGAACGCTGGAACTCGGCCGGACCGGTGCGCTGTCGACGCCGCTGATCCTGGTGATCATCGTGATGGTGGTTGCTGTAATCGCGCTGATCGTCTTCGTCGAGCGTGCGCAGCGCCGTCTGCTGATCCAGTATCCGAAACGGCAGGTCGGCAACCGCATGTTCCAGGGAGATACGTCGCATCTGCCGCTCAAGCTCAACACTTCGGGCGTAATTCCGGCGATCTTTGCGTCATCGCTCCTATTGCTGCCTGCGACGGCTGCAGGCTTCGCCAATACCGCGACTCTGCCCGACTGGGCAACGACCATCGTCGGCGCGCTTTCCCACGGACAGCCGCTCTATATGGTTTTCTATGGCGCGATGATCGCGTTCTTCGCCTTTTTCTACACCGCGATCGTCTTCAATCCGAAGGACACTGCCGACAATCTGAAGAAGCACGGGGGCTTCATTCCGGGGATTCGCCCCGGTGAGCGCACCGCCGAATATATCGACTACGTGCTGACGCGAGTCACCGTCGTCGGCGCGCTCTATCTGGTTTTCGTCTGTATCCTGCCTGAGATCCTTATCTCGCAGACCGGCGTGCCGTTCTACCTTGGTGGTACGTCGCTTTTGATTGTTGTCAGCGTAACCCTTGATACTGTAGCACAGATTCAGGGTCACCTCATTGCCCAGCAGTATGAGGGGCTGATCAAGAAGTCGAAGCTGCGCGGAGGAAAGAGGGGACGATGA
- a CDS encoding adenylate kinase → MRLIFLGPPGAGKGTQAKLLTERYGIPQLSTGDMLRSAVAQGSEVGKRAKAVMDAGQLVSDEIVNEIVSDRIDAPDCTRGFILDGYPRTVPQAVALDRMLEQKGMRLDAVIELKVDEGALVRRMENRVAETVAAGGNVRSDDNPEAFRRRLEEYRAKTAPLSAHYAGTGRLKTVDGMADVETVSAEIEKILA, encoded by the coding sequence ATGAGACTTATTTTTTTGGGACCGCCGGGCGCTGGCAAGGGAACGCAGGCCAAGCTTCTGACAGAGAGATACGGCATTCCTCAGCTTTCCACCGGAGACATGCTCCGCTCCGCCGTCGCCCAGGGGTCCGAAGTCGGCAAGCGTGCGAAAGCGGTTATGGATGCGGGGCAACTCGTCTCCGACGAGATCGTCAATGAAATCGTCTCCGACCGCATCGATGCTCCGGACTGCACCAGGGGCTTCATCCTCGACGGCTATCCGCGCACGGTTCCGCAGGCCGTCGCACTTGACCGGATGCTCGAGCAAAAGGGCATGAGGCTCGACGCGGTCATCGAACTCAAGGTCGACGAAGGCGCTCTTGTGCGGCGCATGGAGAATCGCGTAGCGGAAACCGTGGCGGCGGGCGGAAACGTCCGTTCCGACGACAATCCGGAAGCCTTCCGGCGCCGGTTGGAGGAGTATCGGGCGAAGACCGCGCCGCTTTCGGCCCATTACGCAGGCACCGGTCGGTTGAAGACGGTGGACGGCATGGCTGATGTCGAGACGGTCAGCGCCGAGATCGAGAAGATTCTGGCCTAG